A part of Desulfomicrobium baculatum DSM 4028 genomic DNA contains:
- a CDS encoding SufB/SufD family protein, which yields MLNAIDKQVLKEVADLEGIPKGAYNIRKNGKLLGREVSANINIETNEKGNGIIIDIKPGTVNESVHIPVILSQAGLHDTVYNTFIVGEGSDVTIIAGCGIHCGGKESEGHSGIHEFQIKADAKVKYVEKHIAIGDGTGRRILNPTTKVFMAENAQMEMELTQLGGVDEAKRFNEAHIGAGSVLLITERVMTDGDQVAESRNEIELVGTDSKTNIVSRSVIKGNSTQDFYVNLTALAKSYGHIECDAIIMDNGSNQTIPALRALHPDAEMTHEASIGKIANDQLMKLMTLGLDYDAAVNRIIQGFLR from the coding sequence ATGCTCAATGCTATCGATAAACAGGTATTAAAGGAAGTTGCGGACCTCGAAGGAATTCCAAAAGGCGCTTATAATATCCGGAAAAACGGTAAGCTTCTGGGTCGCGAGGTCTCCGCCAATATCAACATCGAAACCAACGAAAAAGGCAATGGCATCATCATCGATATCAAGCCGGGCACGGTGAATGAGTCAGTTCATATTCCGGTTATATTATCGCAGGCAGGTCTTCATGATACGGTCTACAATACCTTTATTGTCGGGGAAGGATCGGATGTGACCATTATTGCCGGATGCGGCATTCACTGCGGGGGCAAGGAATCCGAAGGCCACTCCGGCATTCATGAATTTCAGATCAAGGCCGACGCAAAAGTCAAATATGTGGAAAAGCATATCGCCATTGGCGACGGCACGGGCCGTCGTATTTTAAATCCCACCACAAAAGTTTTTATGGCGGAAAACGCCCAGATGGAAATGGAACTGACCCAACTCGGCGGGGTGGATGAAGCCAAGCGTTTCAATGAAGCTCACATCGGCGCGGGCAGCGTGCTGCTCATCACGGAACGGGTGATGACCGACGGCGACCAGGTGGCCGAATCCAGAAATGAAATTGAACTGGTCGGAACCGACAGCAAGACGAACATCGTTTCCCGTTCCGTTATAAAAGGCAATTCCACCCAGGATTTTTACGTCAACCTGACGGCGCTTGCCAAATCCTATGGCCATATCGAATGCGACGCCATCATCATGGACAATGGCAGTAACCAGACGATTCCGGCTCTGCGCGCGCTGCATCCGGATGCCGAGATGACGCACGAAGCATCTATCGGCAAAATTGCCAATGATCAGCTGATGAAGCTTATGACCCTCGGGCTTGACTATGATGCGGCGGTTAATCGGATCATACAGGGATTCTTAAGATAG
- a CDS encoding sulfur oxygenase reductase family protein: MTPKNMTDSPIYVALNMSKVVNNEESFDLMHKVGPRVCITTATHPGFLGFMANIQTGILPLAGRYGGGSTHMENALNPVRNYQYTMWKHWKDHDEFHEKQFSRIFELCTSCLEMVVEGPWEPVYSVIHAKMPTVRSMGQIADLGKDFVQQKDFIRFATPQRCVAIGEHTVAPGKEKAFEKGAIETMEALSDATGFLGYMILKQIGVCALGSFMLDPTSMAETLQTLGANPPKKPRPLFKTLDAMPRPPEYLIHSEWDATEMAQMGFAKVLVNHAIRKIHDDGVMAHLIRGPYIMFFQPMMEEPGWRSFLS, from the coding sequence ATGACGCCGAAAAATATGACGGATTCTCCCATTTACGTTGCCTTGAATATGTCCAAAGTTGTGAACAATGAAGAAAGCTTCGATCTGATGCACAAAGTGGGTCCACGTGTATGTATCACCACTGCCACACATCCGGGTTTTCTTGGTTTTATGGCTAACATTCAAACAGGAATTTTACCTCTTGCAGGCAGATATGGGGGAGGTAGCACTCACATGGAAAATGCACTGAATCCTGTCCGCAACTATCAGTATACCATGTGGAAACATTGGAAAGATCATGACGAATTCCATGAAAAACAATTCAGCAGGATTTTTGAGCTCTGTACCAGCTGCCTGGAGATGGTTGTAGAAGGCCCATGGGAGCCTGTTTACAGCGTTATTCACGCCAAAATGCCGACTGTTCGATCTATGGGGCAAATCGCCGATCTCGGTAAAGATTTTGTGCAGCAAAAAGATTTTATCCGCTTTGCCACCCCTCAGCGCTGCGTTGCCATCGGGGAACATACGGTGGCTCCGGGGAAGGAAAAGGCATTTGAAAAAGGTGCCATCGAAACGATGGAAGCCTTGTCGGACGCAACCGGTTTTCTCGGGTATATGATTCTGAAGCAAATTGGGGTCTGTGCATTAGGAAGCTTCATGCTCGACCCGACGTCAATGGCAGAAACCCTGCAGACACTCGGAGCCAACCCGCCGAAAAAACCAAGACCGCTCTTTAAAACATTGGATGCCATGCCACGTCCGCCCGAATACCTGATTCACAGCGAGTGGGACGCGACGGAAATGGCTCAGATGGGTTTCGCAAAAGTTCTGGTGAACCATGCCATCAGAAAAATACACGATGATGGCGTTATGGCCCATCTTATCCGCGGTCCATACATCATGTTTTTCCAACCAATGATGGAAGAACCTGGCTGGAGGTCCTTTTTGTCATGA
- a CDS encoding MBL fold metallo-hydrolase gives MSLIFERIHTDGIAELSYLIGDDSEGVAAVFDPRPDVDCYLRLAREKQVSITHIFETHIHVDFVSGSRELCARAKSAKIYLSHEGGARYGFEHEGIADGDVFELGSALITARHTPGHSPEHMAYLLSEKDRPGAPWGVLTGDSLFVNSAGRSDLLGSSRAKELAEQLFHTLHDFYLTLDDGVLIYPAHGQGSPCGEDIGDRLSSTIGYERRFNAFLQFNNATSFTKHTLTDAAPIPTYYPLMGTLNTRGPTVLGNLPPVPGLPPKFFQEAIENSDNVLIDTRMMLAFGGGHIKGALSIGGLPVLSIWAGWLQDSDQPILLVLDSDDMLETIVRYFVRTGYTKFAGYLVGGMAAWNNAGLPLESVGQMTVHKIKRSGEKLQVLDVRAPDEWKDGHIPNAQHIFLGELREQLGKLDKDKPTAVYCDSGYRATIATSILQQQGFSRVCNIPGSWQAWKNAGYPVEKEIEKERK, from the coding sequence ATGTCACTTATTTTTGAACGCATTCACACCGATGGAATTGCCGAGCTTTCCTATCTGATCGGCGATGATTCCGAGGGCGTGGCGGCAGTGTTCGATCCTCGCCCGGATGTTGATTGTTACCTGCGGCTCGCCCGCGAGAAGCAGGTATCAATTACGCATATTTTTGAAACGCACATCCATGTCGATTTCGTCAGTGGTTCGCGTGAACTTTGTGCGCGTGCCAAGTCCGCGAAAATATACCTCAGTCACGAGGGGGGGGCGCGCTACGGCTTCGAACATGAGGGGATCGCAGATGGAGATGTCTTTGAACTTGGTTCCGCCCTCATTACGGCTCGGCACACGCCCGGTCACTCGCCAGAGCACATGGCGTATCTTCTGTCAGAAAAGGATCGTCCGGGCGCCCCTTGGGGGGTGCTCACCGGGGACTCACTCTTTGTCAATTCTGCCGGGCGCTCCGACCTCCTTGGCAGTAGCCGGGCTAAAGAGCTGGCCGAACAGCTGTTCCATACGCTGCACGATTTTTACCTGACGCTTGACGATGGCGTCCTTATCTACCCGGCGCATGGTCAAGGGTCGCCATGCGGGGAGGACATCGGCGACCGGCTCAGCAGCACCATTGGTTATGAACGGCGCTTCAATGCGTTCCTTCAATTCAACAATGCCACAAGTTTCACCAAGCACACGCTCACCGACGCGGCGCCCATCCCGACCTATTATCCGCTTATGGGGACTCTGAACACCAGGGGGCCCACAGTGCTCGGCAACCTCCCGCCAGTGCCCGGACTTCCACCCAAATTCTTTCAGGAAGCCATTGAGAACAGCGACAACGTTCTCATCGATACCCGTATGATGCTGGCATTTGGCGGCGGGCATATCAAGGGCGCGCTTAGCATCGGCGGCTTGCCCGTACTTTCCATCTGGGCCGGTTGGTTGCAGGACTCCGATCAACCCATCCTGCTCGTCCTCGATTCCGATGACATGCTCGAAACAATCGTCCGCTATTTTGTCCGTACGGGATATACGAAGTTCGCCGGCTACCTCGTCGGAGGCATGGCTGCATGGAACAACGCCGGACTGCCGCTGGAATCGGTCGGACAAATGACCGTCCACAAAATCAAACGCTCGGGGGAAAAACTGCAGGTTCTCGATGTACGCGCGCCGGACGAATGGAAAGACGGTCATATCCCGAATGCCCAGCATATTTTCCTGGGCGAATTGCGCGAACAGCTCGGCAAGTTGGACAAGGACAAACCGACCGCCGTCTATTGCGACAGCGGTTATCGTGCGACCATCGCGACGAGCATTTTGCAGCAGCAAGGGTTCAGCCGCGTCTGCAACATTCCCGGAAGCTGGCAAGCATGGAAGAATGCGGGATACCCGGTCGAAAAAGAAATAGAGAAGGAGAGAAAATAA
- a CDS encoding ABC transporter ATP-binding protein, whose product MLELKNITYRVPESDVGAQGEADRTIIHDLSFTFEAGRFYAVTGPNGSGKTTLAKLIMGINELTSGNIIFNGSDISKLPIHERSNAGIVYGFQHPARFKGTTFRDLLSIAAGSDDEEKLVEIISRVGVCSLEFLDKRVDSKLSGGEIKKIELATVIAKNPKVAIYDEPDTGIDLWTIGPMVELLKREQKENKTTTIVVSHNKAFLEAADTLLLIRDGRIAYSGDLAGAVPILEASSACTFNELCQGVDNAQCYR is encoded by the coding sequence ATGTTGGAATTAAAAAACATTACGTACAGAGTTCCGGAATCAGATGTCGGCGCTCAAGGTGAGGCCGATCGGACCATTATTCACGATTTGAGTTTTACGTTTGAAGCTGGCCGATTTTACGCCGTTACCGGACCCAACGGGTCGGGCAAGACCACCTTGGCCAAGCTGATTATGGGGATCAATGAACTCACGTCCGGAAACATAATTTTCAACGGGTCGGACATCAGCAAGCTTCCCATTCATGAACGATCCAACGCCGGCATTGTTTATGGATTTCAGCATCCGGCCCGATTCAAGGGAACGACTTTTCGGGACCTGTTATCGATTGCCGCCGGGTCTGATGACGAAGAAAAACTCGTTGAGATCATTTCACGTGTGGGCGTCTGCTCTCTGGAATTTCTGGACAAGCGTGTGGACAGCAAACTGTCCGGCGGGGAAATCAAAAAAATCGAACTGGCCACGGTTATCGCGAAAAATCCAAAAGTGGCCATCTACGATGAACCGGACACCGGCATTGATCTCTGGACCATCGGCCCAATGGTGGAGTTGCTCAAACGTGAACAGAAAGAAAACAAAACCACCACCATTGTAGTGAGTCACAATAAAGCATTTCTTGAAGCCGCCGACACGCTTTTGTTGATCAGGGACGGCAGAATCGCTTATTCCGGTGATCTGGCCGGCGCCGTGCCGATACTCGAAGCTTCGAGTGCCTGTACGTTCAATGAATTATGTCAAGGAGTGGATAATGCTCAATGCTATCGATAA
- a CDS encoding DUF305 domain-containing protein, with protein sequence MHPYRNFILMITVSATLMFGLMYLNTYQFSHVWFSQTRLFMTFIMAGSMALVMLFFMRHMYKDKKANIAIVVGSVALMGLGFLLVRSQATVGDVAWMKAMIPHHSIAILTSERANISDPRVRKLAGEIIEAQRREIGEMEVLIRDIDD encoded by the coding sequence ATGCATCCGTACAGAAATTTTATTTTGATGATCACTGTGTCTGCAACTCTGATGTTTGGATTGATGTACCTCAATACATATCAGTTTAGCCATGTGTGGTTTAGCCAAACTCGCTTGTTCATGACCTTCATCATGGCTGGTTCCATGGCGCTCGTCATGCTCTTCTTCATGCGCCACATGTACAAAGACAAGAAGGCCAATATTGCCATTGTTGTTGGAAGCGTGGCCCTTATGGGCTTAGGCTTCTTGTTGGTTCGCAGCCAGGCAACGGTAGGAGATGTCGCGTGGATGAAGGCGATGATCCCGCATCACTCGATTGCAATACTCACAAGTGAACGCGCCAATATTAGCGACCCTCGTGTAAGAAAACTTGCAGGTGAAATCATTGAAGCCCAGCGCCGAGAGATTGGGGAGATGGAAGTCCTGATCAGAGATATCGATGATTAG
- a CDS encoding YeeE/YedE thiosulfate transporter family protein: MNTNLFYPVHLSLRRSAYFIGSLVLSFVCAAADAGATVDALDYPGPAWSPYLVGAGIGVLSWLTLYFSDKTIGASSFYAFLAGFLGKRIAPGHTASLTYFKDNPPHVSWGFVFVGAIIVGGAIAALTGGEFANEWLSPMWVARFGDDIALRAAVAFSGGMLMAFGARLAGGCTSGHGISGTLQLNLASWITVLCIFVGGVAVALPLFKL, translated from the coding sequence GTGAATACGAACCTGTTTTATCCCGTTCACTTGAGTTTGAGGCGTTCTGCGTATTTCATCGGCAGTCTTGTTCTTTCGTTCGTGTGCGCCGCAGCCGACGCGGGGGCGACCGTGGATGCGCTTGATTATCCGGGACCGGCCTGGTCACCCTATCTCGTCGGCGCGGGCATTGGAGTGCTTTCCTGGCTAACATTGTACTTTTCCGACAAGACCATCGGGGCCTCCTCTTTTTACGCGTTCCTCGCGGGTTTTCTCGGTAAACGCATCGCGCCCGGCCACACGGCCTCGCTCACCTATTTCAAAGACAACCCGCCGCACGTGAGTTGGGGATTCGTCTTCGTGGGCGCAATCATAGTGGGCGGCGCGATTGCAGCCCTGACGGGCGGGGAGTTCGCCAACGAATGGCTTTCGCCCATGTGGGTCGCACGCTTTGGCGACGACATTGCGTTGCGTGCGGCCGTCGCCTTTTCCGGCGGCATGCTGATGGCATTTGGGGCGCGCCTGGCCGGAGGTTGCACCAGCGGCCACGGCATCAGCGGAACCCTGCAGCTCAATCTGGCATCGTGGATTACTGTGCTGTGCATTTTCGTCGGTGGTGTCGCCGTGGCCCTGCCGCTTTTCAAACTGTGA
- a CDS encoding DUF6691 family protein has protein sequence MIDPGKAVNESTKNSAPAVTAVPTLIAGAVFGLVFGFLLQKGGVGKYNVLIGQLLLQDWTVAKIMLTAIVVGMIGVFPLHHFAKVKLHIKPTRIGANIIGGLVFGAGFALAGYCPGTVAAALGQGSWDALFGMAGLIAGSWLFAELSGWTKRTIEKWGNLGKVQLSDLLSVPRGHFVVTFALALTVILLLLQQFTTR, from the coding sequence ATGATTGATCCAGGCAAAGCCGTTAATGAATCGACGAAAAATTCCGCGCCGGCTGTGACCGCAGTTCCCACACTGATTGCCGGCGCGGTTTTTGGTCTGGTGTTTGGTTTCCTGCTGCAAAAAGGGGGCGTTGGAAAATACAACGTTCTCATCGGCCAACTGCTTCTTCAGGATTGGACCGTCGCGAAGATCATGCTCACCGCAATTGTGGTCGGCATGATCGGCGTATTCCCGTTACATCACTTCGCCAAGGTGAAGCTGCATATTAAGCCGACCAGGATCGGTGCCAACATCATCGGTGGGCTTGTGTTCGGCGCTGGTTTTGCCTTGGCTGGCTATTGTCCTGGAACTGTTGCCGCAGCACTGGGGCAGGGAAGCTGGGACGCGCTCTTCGGCATGGCCGGACTTATCGCCGGCTCGTGGCTGTTTGCCGAACTTTCGGGATGGACCAAACGAACCATCGAGAAATGGGGCAACCTCGGCAAAGTGCAGCTGTCCGATCTGCTGTCAGTGCCGCGCGGCCATTTTGTGGTCACCTTTGCATTGGCACTCACCGTCATTCTTTTGCTGTTACAACAATTCACCACCCGGTGA